The Trypanosoma brucei brucei TREU927 chromosome 4, complete sequence genomic sequence ctcctccgcaTCTTTAGCCAACCGCGCTTGCGCGAAGTGGGCTTTAATGTCGAACTCTTTCACCAGTAACCGGCACGAGGGAACAGTACTAATGATCTGCTTGCGAAACTTTTCATCCAAAACATAACGGTTGCTTTCTACCACAACATTATGCTTTTCGCTGATATGCCTCACAATCGCATTAATCATAGCAGCACACAGTTCGTCTTCTTTGGAGAAGTCATCAAACTTTCCTGTAATTTCTACCCTCAACTCATCTTCATCGACAATGCGGCACGAGTCATCACACCGCCCCTTGTATTGTTTCAACCACGTTGACTTTCCGCTACCAGGCATGCCCACAAGGAGGATAACTTTAGGGTCGGACCTCTTGCGCTCCTTGTGCTTTCCACGACCACTGTTTTTaccacttccacttccacttctcCTTCGACTGCGGCGCTCCTTCTTTGCCCGTGATCTCGGGTAATAGCGACGCACTGCATATGCGATCAACAGATTCAATAAGATGACGAAAAGCGAAAAGAGAATTCCTCCTACGAGAAACCGGCGGGTCCTCGGCACCAAAACGCCGCCTAAAACaccattttctttcatttgtgcGGTATATATTCGCTTATTCGTGAGTGTTTCCCCTACCCTTTTGATTTCCCTCCTGACCCCTTCTTTGCCTCTCTTAACACCCTCGGGCTCTGATAAGTAACAACAGATCGTAATACAATCTTTCCCGTGCAAACAATTTCATAACCGTTTCCACACGGGCAGAGGGACCGAATCACCTCGCAGGCAGagtaagaaaacaaaacaaaaagagcgTTCGTAATGGAAagatacaaaataaatagcAATGAAGTGAGGATACAATGTGTGAGCACACAAGTGGTGCATACATTACATTTTGCACCGCGAACGAAAGGAGTTAAACCGCAAATGCCCTTCATGCGTGTGTTGCAGCCATAACGACACGAAGCTGTTGAAATATATCTTGTCTTTTCCCTCGTTCCGGTCCCCCTAGACTTTCCACGGACGTGCGTGGGGAAAAGGTATGGAAGGGGGGTAATGCCAAAGACTACCTCACGATGATAACGTGGGTAACGTATGAAAGTgattgaagaaaagaaaaacagacaCACGAACACGCACCCAAACAGGGACGAAAGAAGGATGCATTAATTATTTCTATTACAGAGGTGAAGATGCAGAACGCGGAAATGTaccgcccttttttttttcttccgtcCCACCCCTTTCCACCATGGAACGGTACAGCTGGCAGTGCAGGGTCACGAAGcgcattttgttttgcttaaAGACCAACTCTTAGTTCTAACCTTCGGTTCCTCCAGTCCCTTAGCCAAAAAATCAGATGTGTGCGCTGCTCAACCGGATTCCACGGAAAGAGTGAGACCGAAACGGATGGGACTGTTCTCCACCAACACGTTCTTCTGCGCCACCAAACCCCAATGCACCACGCCATTAAATATGCCACGAATGGTTGCCGCACATAAGCCACCGCTCTCCGCCTTGAATGCTCCTACAAACGGGAGAATGGCGGTCCATACGTCCAACTGCTCACACGCCCGCTGCTGCAGAATCGTGGGGACGCGAAGCCGAAAACCCTGTGAAAATCCCAGCGAGACATGTACGCGTGACTCCTCCATATCGAAATTGTATGCGCAGGCCACCGATGTGTCGGGCACCACGCGCTGATAAAAAGCAATGCGTGCCGCGCTCCACATATCGTTCGCTCTCACTAACTTTGCACCAACGGACCAATTCACCCCAGTAAAGCCAACCCCCGCATAAAGCACGTCCAACTGCGCGGTGTGATCCTGTTGCTCAAGAAACGAAACTTTCTGCCGCTCAAATCCGGCACCCGCAAGAAGATTAAAAAATTTCGTGCCACAATCAACAAGCAAGTCACTGCTTCCCAATCCGTTCCTCTGATAGTTAAGTGTGGAATAGAAGTCACGACGCTGGTAATCCATTGCAACGGACCACACATCTTTTGACGGAGGAGCAATTGTGTTTACTGCGAGACGCCCTTTTACCTCCATTCCCTCGAGAAGATCACTAACCTTGACGCTACCCGATGCCAACCCCTCGCTGTTCACAGCAATCCCTTGCTCAAACCGACACACCTGCGGCACGTGAACACCACTGTGCAACTTCACCTTCCCATGGTACCCTCCGTCTCTGTTGAAAATTAGACGGGGCGAGAAGTACATAAAATTTTGCGTTTTCCTCAACTCGCCTCCTCCTGCTTGAAGGCTCTCATCCGAGGGCTGGTCAGTCGTCGCCGAAGGCGGGGAGGTGAAGAAGAGTTGTTCACCCGGAAAAGACTCGGAATACTGCCTGGACTTGACTGCAGCGAATAGAAACGACTCATCTCTGAAAGTTTTCTTCAGGAAGTCGTCGACGATGTTGAAGAAATCATTTAATTTTGCCGGAGGAATCATCTCCCCTGCACAGTTACGAGATCAAAACAACGTATGTCCAAACgttagttttctttcttgtttccctctcctaTATATCTCTCTTTTCTATGTGCGGTTGTGTGGCCTCGGTCCGCTTTCCGTGCGCGacaccttccttcctttccttcttcacgcTTCTATGAGAAAGACCTTAAGTCGCACGGCCACCCACAAAGGCGAATTAAGCTTCCAGTAGCTGACCTCCAGTGGCGCCACTCGTACaaccctttccttttgttctttgtatatatatatatatatatatatgtaccccttccctttcgcACTTTAGTGTCGCGGTAATAAtgtcaacagcagcaaaggcaGAGAGGTAAAGCAGCTCGCGTGAAAAAGAATTACAACCAGGGGGGGGGGCCGAATCACGGACTGCGATAGCATATTCATCGATATGTTCATGTACGCATCTATGCATGAgtaaacacacatatacatacacatgtGTATAGTTACAAGTGAGAGTACAATTTGCGCAACACACTTCCCGTGCGCAAGTGTACACGACCAGTTTCAGTGGGATGTTGCAGTTTCCGCTGAAACAAACCTCTTccccatttcccctttccaaAATACTGAAGGAGGCCGACCCCGTACGCTGCACCAATGGAGACGGGGTGGACGACAGGCTAAACCAAGATTCATGACAACATCTTGACGACGGCACCATAACAGTGTTTAAATATGTGCGACGGAATAGAATATGACTGAAGTAAGTGTGGCTACAAGGGTTGAAGAACCCcctttattatatatttcgtttccattgtttcgtttcgtttcgtttcgtCCtgtcctccctccctccctttaaCGGGGACGGCAAGAAACCGTCATGAGCAACGCAAAAGGCACGCGGTGCAAACGTGTGACGAGTCCCGgagtatttttgttttcttttttgcgtaAGTTTAAAGCAAATGCTCAACTGCCTGCTGAGGGAATTCCCGGCAAAGCAGTGTTGGAGGTGAAAATCAGGTGAGTTAAAGCGGcccaaacgaacaaaaaaaagagtacaGAGTGTGTCTAGCAGTCGGCTCCGCCTTACACCCGCCGCACAGAatctcctttcctccttccttttgcatCGGACATACGTCCATTACACAATAATGGACGAGACAAAACTGACGAATCGCGCTGCGTATTCCTTCGGCGGCACCGCCGATATCTTCTGCCTGTCTTTCAACATTCCGAACACAAGGGTTTCCATACTCTTCCGAGAATTGTACTCCTGCAATATGTCAATGATCCcaatataatatatttccctccttccaccGGGGTGGTCTGCGCTCATCATACCGCCCTGATCCGCTTTGAAGCACCGCCCGTCGGTTGGTGCGCTGTCGGCAGCCGCGGTTGGATGTCCATTCAAAGCCATGGGTTGCATCGTCTCACCCATGCCTAACAGATAGGAAGGTTCCAGTGCACTCGTTGCAAGCGCTGCTGCCCCACCCAAGTACTCTCTGCTTCCCGTGCTTGGTGCTGGGCGATGTGCCTCGTACATGGGAAGCACGTGAATACCTACAAGAAACGAGTAGTCCATGATATTACACTGGTTCAGGAATCCACAGTccattttcatttgttcAATGAGAAGGTTACGCCTAGTGGCGCCCACATGAAGGGGACGATTTATATCCAAATCCTTTTGTGTGCAtgtctgctttttcttttccgcctCAGTCGCAAAACGACCGACCGTACTCCCCTTCAGGTCGTATTTTTCATGGATTGTGTTTCCTGTGACGAACACATTCTGCATAATGATAATGTACATCTTCTCTCCGTTGATTTCAAGCCGGTGGTGACCGACAAAGTGTGGTAGGAGCGTATAAGGATGGTCTagcacaaaaaaatagtaGCGATGTAATATGCGCCGTAAGAACTTGCTCTCTTCGTGTGTCATGGTCTTGATCACCCAATCCCTACCACAGAAGAATAGTTGCGCGGCGGACTTACCTGGTGTCGGTGTGCTGTGCCAGCGGCTTCGCAACAGGACATCGCGGTAGGCCCTATGGTCGATATTGAAAAATTCCCGAATGTGACGATAGCACATGGGCGAGTAGTCCACAAATGCTAACGGCACATTCGGGACCTCATCGTGGGACTCCACATCACTTTCATCTAAATGACTTGCCTCCTCACTGTCACCATGTGCATCGTAAAAGGGTGCATGGTGGTTACGCTGTTCCCTTACACCAGTTGCCGCCGCCGTGCTGCAACAGAAACCTGGCTTAGGTTTTTCTACCCCCACATCCAGATTaatctttgtttttatggAGAAATCTCGCTTTGGGTTTAGCGGCCGCTGTTTGGCCGGATGGGAGATGCTCGTGATGCTCTGCCCCAACGCCCATTTCATACAGCGTATCAAGTTAATCgtcgcctcattttgcctCGGCTCATCTCTTTTATCGCAAGACTTGACTTCGAGGTTCTTTGGCGGTTCCTCCGTAGGAGTGCGACGTGCCGCTATCTCCGCTGAGGAAAGGGGTCCAGATTCAAAGGAGATGGCGGCAAGTATTTCTCTATTGAACGGCATGGCTCCCCGCGCCAACGAAATTAAGGCCTTCCTGCCGCCCGGGTCGACCGATGGTAGTGAGCGTGGGCgagcttatatatatatatatatatataatggagtaaaaaaaggaaagagggtaAGGCACCATAAGGAAGTATAGGAGGGCGAAGCtgcaacattttttttgcttcctctttgaggagtggtggtggtggtgagcaGCATAGAATAAATTATGTAAGACACGAACGAAACGAAACATCTCGCCCCACACTTTTGTTAATCTTTACTCATCCCCTATCATGCCATGCGGCGttcccttcctccacctTCTCCCTTCGGCCGCATCACGGCCGAAGGTATCGTAGCTGCTAGACGTTTGTTTCGATGGTTGCTCCTCAGTACCGCATGATGATGTCCGTCAGAGTTACTCCTCCCCCTTCACCGGAAGGTTTACCGAATCAAATACGACGCGTTGAAGGTATGCGTGATactggaagaaaataaaaaagacgCTCCCACCCCCCATTTCCGGCGAATCGGAAattgcagcaacagcagcgagaGTTGACATTTAgagccttttttttttcctcactccCCTCCAAGACAAATCATGTGCACGTCAGAACATTCGCATGATTATGTCTTGCTGGTGTCGAACCCCATGTATCCCACGACCAGGTACCTGAAACCTCAcgatttgtttttctttccgagCCGAGCTTTCTTGCGGTTTGCACTCCCAGTTCCATATTGCTGACGCAGCGAGATGGCACCTTCCTTCAGCTCAAGCGGTTTCTGGGTGGGTACATCGATTTCTTCCACTTCATCCTTCACCTCAAGCCCTTCATGGAGACATGGGCCAGCCattccttctcctctttcgctgctgttttccctttcgaCGGTTGGTTCCTCTGCATCAACATGCACccgtttttcctcttcctcaccctcacccTTTACCTTCATCTCTTCCACTTCCCGCGCCCGCTTAACCGCAGACATCCGTGTCACCACATCATGACCAGGAAGTGCAATAGGGTAGTAAGGTTTCCTGCGGAGGATGGCAGCAACATTCCGCATCGTTTCAAACCATGCAGATGGCTCCGTGCGCACCACAACATGCGCGTCTTCTACAGTAAATGCCGGGTCCGCACGCTGCTCAATTGAAGGGAGTGTGCCGGTCATGGAGCGATGAACACCCATGTATCGCAAAGCAACCCCAACATTTGGTAAGGGTTTGGGTTTTACATCACCATTTGCTCCATCTTTTAGGCTATCAGCACTTCCGATAGCATCTTTCACTATCTGGAGCAGCTTCATAACATTTGTGCGCACAGCAACACTTACTGGACTACAACACTTAAGCACCTCGTTTGCCGATGTGGGCAGCTTTGTCGCGATAGACAACACGCACGAAATATGCATAACAGCTGAGGGAGAGTCGTCCGCTTCCCGCGCCGCCATGTCCCGCCAGTTAAATATCTCGCGTGCCACCTGCAGCTGAGATGAAGAAAGACCACCCAAGCTCCTTCCAAGTGCCTGCTTGTATGTAACATCAGGGTCGAGATGTGGCTTCTCGTAGCGCTCCAGCGATAGAAGGCGGCTCTCTTGAAATACGTGAAGCAGCATGTTTCCAACAGAAGCTCGAGCCTCGCAATTGAGTAACAACTGCTTCAAGCGATCGTAGACATAGAGCAAGAAGTGTGTATCTTGCTGGGCATAGGAAACCATCTCTGCTGGAATGGGCCGAACACGCCAGTCCGCAGTCTGGTACTTTTTGTTGAGTTTCACCTGGCAGAAGTGATCCACCGCGAACGCCAAACTGTGTGGCATGTGCAGATTCTGCAATGCTATACTTGTGTCAAAGAGGTTCACGATGTACAACCCGAAATCCTTCTGCAGCCACCGAACATCTTCTCGCGCACCATGGAAAACCTTCACAATGTTTGGTTGCAAGAAAACGGGGGCCATCAGGTACATGTTTGCGCGCACCTTAAGACAGTCAACGATGAAGTCCTGGGTGCGAGTGCTGATCTGCATGAGGCATGTAAAACCTTGATACGAGTAGAAATCATGGTGCTCCAAGTCGACAGCAATTTCCGTCTCATTCAGCAGCACTGCCACAAGTGCTTCAAGGTCCTCCACCGTATCGACAAACGTCAGAGGACACGTGACTAGTGAAAGGTAAGGAGTTTCAGTTTTGAGCAGCAGTTGCTCTGAGGGAACAGACACAGCCTTAATCCGTTCCGCAAAGGGATGAACACCCGGTTCCCCGACGTGACGTACGCCCTTTTCGTCGTAGTAGACTGGACGGAAAGGTGTGGGACTGTTGTCTACCGGATGTTCAAATGTGAGTTGCGGCCTCAAGACACTTACACCGGCTGCGTTAAAGACAGAATAAGAGGAAGACGGGACCACACCCTGCAATTCTGATCCAAACTTCACGGATAGTTGATCCTTAGCACTTAAACGTCGCCCCTTTAACTCATCCAACAAACCATCAACATTCTCCAGTAACGAATCCGCAGCT encodes the following:
- a CDS encoding phosphatidylinositol 4-phosphate 5-kinase alpha, putative (similar to Phosphatidylinositol-4-phosphate 5-kinase type II alpha (EC 2.7.1.149)(PIP5KII-alpha) (1-phosphatidylinositol-4-phosphate 5-kinase)(PtdIns(4)P-5-kinase B isoform) (Diphosphoinositide kinase). (Swiss-Prot:O70172) [Mus musculus]), encoding MPFNREILAAISFESGPLSSAEIAARRTPTEEPPKNLEVKSCDKRDEPRQNEATINLIRCMKWALGQSITSISHPAKQRPLNPKRDFSIKTKINLDVGVEKPKPGFCCSTAAATGVREQRNHHAPFYDAHGDSEEASHLDESDVESHDEVPNVPLAFVDYSPMCYRHIREFFNIDHRAYRDVLLRSRWHSTPTPGKSAAQLFFCGRDWVIKTMTHEESKFLRRILHRYYFFVLDHPYTLLPHFVGHHRLEINGEKMYIIIMQNVFVTGNTIHEKYDLKGSTVGRFATEAEKKKQTCTQKDLDINRPLHVGATRRNLLIEQMKMDCGFLNQCNIMDYSFLVGIHVLPMYEAHRPAPSTGSREYLGGAAALATSALEPSYLLGMGETMQPMALNGHPTAAADSAPTDGRCFKADQGGMMSADHPGGRREIYYIGIIDILQEYNSRKSMETLVFGMLKDRQKISAVPPKEYAARFVSFVSSIIV
- a CDS encoding ribosomal RNA processing protein 6 (identical to: B:CAC39261.1: Rrp6p homologue {Trypanosoma brucei}); translation: MLLMLVSIHLFQTRGHARAEIFLPLTLSKGVGYMSGSLPQTKDLVNGAFTLVKEYTKLTADLAEEDYDYHMAFPAFRHQITRHSEAVVSLMDKFCQLLPAKRRVTLSSTGGKLTDPQRAAVMEAADSLLENVDGLLDELKGRRLSAKDQLSVKFGSELQGVVPSSSYSVFNAAGVSVLRPQLTFEHPVDNSPTPFRPVYYDEKGVRHVGEPGVHPFAERIKAVSVPSEQLLLKTETPYLSLVTCPLTFVDTVEDLEALVAVLLNETEIAVDLEHHDFYSYQGFTCLMQISTRTQDFIVDCLKVRANMYLMAPVFLQPNIVKVFHGAREDVRWLQKDFGLYIVNLFDTSIALQNLHMPHSLAFAVDHFCQVKLNKKYQTADWRVRPIPAEMVSYAQQDTHFLLYVYDRLKQLLLNCEARASVGNMLLHVFQESRLLSLERYEKPHLDPDVTYKQALGRSLGGLSSSQLQVAREIFNWRDMAAREADDSPSAVMHISCVLSIATKLPTSANEVLKCCSPVSVAVRTNVMKLLQIVKDAIGSADSLKDGANGDVKPKPLPNVGVALRYMGVHRSMTGTLPSIEQRADPAFTVEDAHVVVRTEPSAWFETMRNVAAILRRKPYYPIALPGHDVVTRMSAVKRAREVEEMKVKGEGEEEEKRVHVDAEEPTVERENSSERGEGMAGPCLHEGLEVKDEVEEIDVPTQKPLELKEGAISLRQQYGTGSANRKKARLGKKNKS